A window of the Lactuca sativa cultivar Salinas chromosome 5, Lsat_Salinas_v11, whole genome shotgun sequence genome harbors these coding sequences:
- the LOC111882904 gene encoding ABC transporter G family member 1: MGSQVQINGISLEPDVRTVECELGIVYERRSLAYLTWEELRVVVSSSEWNTGKDGCKSILSGVSGYAKPGEIVAIMGPSGCGKSTLLDSLAGRLASNTRQTGRILINGRKQRLTYGTLAYMTQEQVLMWTLTVKEAVYYSAELQLPKMMPRSEKRERADRTIREMGLQDCVNTRIGGWGVKGLSGGQKRRVSICLELLTHPKLLLLDEPTSGLDSATSYHVMNQIVKLTRQYQMTVLAAIHQPSSHVFRLFDNLCLLSLGKTIYFGPTLAANKFFAVNGFPCPDLESPADHYLMTINIDFNEDTVSEKVRDEHVINKLAESYKSSAIYMEVKSEISTICGEEGDLILREGRLQANFITQCSVLSQRSFINMHRDPAYYWLRLALYIGFGLSLGTVFFQIDTGFSSIHNRVSLFLFVSTFLTILAIGGFPSLVEEMKVFQWERLDGHYTVGSFVISHAISSMPYLLLVSIIPGAITYFLIGLQREPRLFIYFALVLFASMTLVECLMMIVATIVPNFLMGIISGAGIQGLMILGAGFFRLPNELPHVFWRYPMYYISFHRYVLQGLYKNEFEGLKFPEYSGGPPTIDGETILKSALQIEMRYSKWIDLGILFGMVVAYRIILFYTIKIIERMKPIIKDFMVFSIFGK, from the exons ATGGGTAGTCAGGTACAAATCAATGGAATTAGTCTAGAACCAGACGTCAGAACTGTTGAGTGTGAGTTGGGTATTGTGTACGAAAGGAGGAGTTTAGCATACCTGACATGGGAAGAACTTAGAGTAGTTGTTTCAAGCTCAGAGTGGAATACAGGAAAAGATGGATGTAAATCTATACTTTCTGGTGTCTCTGGTTATGCTAAACCAGGAGAGATTGTTGCGATTATGGGTCCTTCTGGTTGTGGCAAATCCACTCTCCTTGATTCATTGGCTG GGCGATTGGCTTCCAATACAAGGCAGACAGGACGAATTCTCATTAACGGACGTAAACAGAGGCTTACCTATGGCACACTG GCATACATGACTCAAGAACAAGTTTTAATGTGGACGCTAACTGTGAAAGAAGCCGTCTACTACTCAGCTGAACTCCAACTGCCTAAAATGATGCCAAGATCTGAGAAGAGGGAGAGAGCAGATAGAACTATAAGGGAGATGGGACTCCAAGATTGTGTGAACACTAGAATAGGAGGCTGGGGTGTTAAAGGACTTAGTGGTGGTCAAAAGAGGCGCGTAAGCATCTGCTTAGAACTCTTGACACACCCCAAACTTCTGTTGCTTGATGAGCCTACGAGTGGTCTTGATAGCGCAACTTCATACCATGTCATGAACCAGATTGTCAAGCTCACTCGCCAATACCAGATGACGGTTTTAGCAGCAATCCATCAACCTAGTAGTCATGTTTTCCGACTCTTTGACAATCTTTGTCTTCTCTCTTTGGGGAAAACAATATACTTTGGTCCTACTTTGGCTGCAaataag TTCTTTGCAGTAAATGGTTTTCCTTGCCCAGATCTCGAGAGTCCTGCGGATCACTACCTTATGACTATCAACATAGATTTTAATGAG GACACTGTTAGTGAAAAGGTTCGTGATGAGCATGTAATCAACAAACTTGCTGAATCCTACAAGTCATCTGCGATATATATGGAAGTGAAAAGTGAAATATCCACGATATGTGGAGAG GAAGGAGACCTAATTCTGAGAGAAGGAAGGCTACAAGCCAATTTCATTACACAGTGCTCTGTATTATCGCAAAGATCATTTATAAACATGCACCGCGATCCAGCATATTACTGGTTGCGCCTTGCCTTATATATTGGGTTTGGTTTATCGCTAGGAACAGTCTTTTTCCAAATTGACACAGGATTCAGCTCCATACAT AATAGGGTTTCattgttcttgtttgtttctaCATTCCTGACCATTTTAGCCATTGGCGGGTTCCCCTCCTTGGTGGAGGAAATGAAG GTCTTTCAATGGGAAAGATTAGATGGGCACTACACGGTTGGATCATTCGTTATCAGCCATGCCATATCTTCAATGCCATACCTACTTCTCGTCTCTATAATCCCAGGAGCAATAACTTACTTTCTCATAGGACTTCAAAGAGAACCCAGATTATTCATCTATTTTGCGTTAGTACTCTTTGCATCAATGACGTTGGTTGAATGTCTTATGATGATTGTAGCTACCATTGTTCCAAATTTTCTCATGGGCATCATATCTGGTGCTGGAATCCAAGGATTGATGATACTAGGGGCAGGGTTCTTTCGATTGCCAAATGAATTACCCCATGTTTTCTGGAGATACCCTATGTACTATATTTCCTTCCACAGGTATGTATTACAAGGATTATACAAAAATGAGTTTGAAGGGCTAAAGTTCCCTGAGTATTCAGGAGGTCCTCCTACAATTGATGGTGAGACGATATTGAAAAGTGCATTGCAAATCGAGATGCGATACTCTAAGTGGATTGACCTGGGAATCTTGTTTGGTATGGTTGTTGCATACAGGATTATACTCTTTTATACTATTAAAATAATAGAGAGAATGAAGCCTATTATTAAAGATTttatggtgttttctatttttggAAAGTAG